The Thermoanaerobaculia bacterium genome window below encodes:
- a CDS encoding protein kinase has protein sequence MAAPAEIGKYRILRELGRGAMGAVYLAEDPFIARRVAIKVMRPQVEEGEERFLQEARTIGSLSHPNIVLLHDFGFAGELPYLVMEHVEGTILDRWLSEPHGAEARLRVLAGLCRAVTYAHSRGVLHRDLKPSNVLVRSDGEAKLLDFGIARVENTRMTATGVVLGTPEYLAPELLGSGKFSPRSDMYALGLVAYELFGGRNPFGADTVAACLRRVLEVEPAPLAAFSSAPAGVATEVMRCLAKDPQVRPESPERLLAAIGGVERVERAEPALAAGPAPAPGPAIATSPTTRMETGTTEARPKGRTRPLRWTAAAVLVAAGLGAAYWLLGPPPAPPPESREKARETADRPAGSSRDDGPPIPVAPAAVVSTDPATASIPPPPSRTLASEAKSAASPARSAVSPLPAAGDASSASPVETPAGAPALEEIVARPTPAESAPAPAATATPTAPPETPPQGSAVVPAPAVLSESPSGAPPTVAPRLISIAPKSLRRGAGVTVRLRVEPLLDGWSVQFRRGGKSTSQIRVLRSKRTGATDLELSVLPEEDAPIGTYALVLVDASGKITNALSLEVDL, from the coding sequence ATGGCCGCGCCTGCCGAGATCGGCAAGTACCGGATCCTGCGCGAGCTCGGCCGCGGCGCCATGGGAGCGGTCTATCTTGCCGAGGATCCGTTCATCGCGCGACGCGTGGCGATCAAGGTCATGCGCCCCCAGGTCGAGGAGGGGGAGGAGCGCTTCCTCCAGGAGGCGCGAACGATCGGCTCGCTCTCGCATCCCAACATCGTCCTGCTCCACGACTTCGGCTTCGCCGGTGAGCTGCCCTACCTGGTGATGGAGCACGTCGAAGGGACGATCCTCGATCGCTGGCTGTCCGAACCCCACGGCGCCGAGGCTCGTCTGCGCGTGCTCGCGGGTCTCTGTCGCGCGGTCACCTACGCCCATTCGCGCGGCGTGTTGCATCGCGACCTCAAGCCGTCGAACGTACTGGTGCGCTCGGATGGCGAGGCCAAGCTCCTCGACTTCGGGATCGCGCGGGTCGAGAACACGCGCATGACGGCCACCGGCGTCGTCCTCGGCACCCCCGAGTATCTCGCTCCGGAGCTTCTGGGCAGCGGAAAGTTCTCGCCGCGGTCCGACATGTACGCGCTCGGTCTCGTCGCCTACGAGCTCTTCGGCGGTCGCAACCCGTTCGGTGCCGACACAGTGGCCGCCTGCCTGCGACGGGTGCTCGAAGTCGAGCCCGCACCGCTCGCCGCATTCTCCTCGGCGCCGGCCGGGGTCGCCACGGAGGTCATGCGCTGCCTGGCCAAAGATCCGCAGGTCCGTCCGGAGAGCCCCGAGCGCCTGCTCGCGGCGATCGGGGGGGTCGAGCGGGTCGAGCGGGCCGAGCCGGCGCTCGCCGCCGGCCCCGCACCGGCGCCCGGGCCGGCGATCGCGACTTCGCCGACGACCCGGATGGAGACCGGCACGACCGAGGCCCGACCGAAAGGACGGACGCGGCCGCTGCGGTGGACCGCCGCCGCAGTCCTGGTCGCCGCCGGTCTCGGCGCGGCCTACTGGCTCCTCGGACCGCCCCCTGCGCCGCCCCCGGAGTCGCGAGAGAAAGCGCGCGAAACGGCGGACCGGCCGGCCGGCTCGTCGCGCGACGACGGGCCGCCGATCCCGGTCGCGCCCGCTGCGGTCGTCAGCACCGATCCGGCAACCGCAAGCATTCCGCCGCCGCCTTCGCGAACCCTCGCCTCCGAAGCAAAGAGCGCCGCGTCACCGGCAAGGTCCGCGGTCTCGCCACTCCCGGCCGCCGGCGACGCCTCGAGCGCCAGCCCGGTCGAAACACCCGCGGGCGCACCGGCGCTCGAGGAGATCGTCGCGCGTCCGACCCCTGCGGAGTCTGCGCCGGCACCAGCGGCAACGGCCACCCCGACGGCCCCGCCGGAGACACCGCCGCAGGGCAGTGCCGTCGTTCCGGCTCCTGCCGTCCTTTCGGAGTCGCCGTCCGGTGCGCCTCCGACCGTCGCCCCTCGCCTGATTTCGATCGCTCCAAAGTCTCTGCGGCGAGGCGCTGGAGTCACGGTGCGACTGCGCGTAGAACCGCTCCTCGACGGCTGGAGCGTGCAGTTTCGCCGCGGCGGCAAGAGCACCAGCCAGATCCGGGTCCTGCGTTCGAAGCGGACCGGCGCCACTGACTTGGAGCTCTCGGTCTTGCCCGAGGA